The following proteins come from a genomic window of Corallococcus sp. NCRR:
- a CDS encoding Hsp70 family protein, translated as MSHVVGIDLGTTHSLVAALDSAGRPNLLTNRLGQRLTPSVVGLDAEGRLHVGESARAQLLVHPERTIAEVKRRMGRDLPVTLGDRRYSPTEISALILRALREDAERALGGAVTEAVVTVPAYFSDAQRQATKDAGELAGLKVERLLNEPTAAALAYGVNHLDAEQYVLVYDLGGGTFDVSVLEMFQGVLDVKASAGNNQLGGSDFDQALAAWLGAEFERAHGVSLAGNLAAQVRLKAAAEAAKIALTSVEATPVIVPFLAPGRGGAPASLEVEVTRARFEALITDLVRSTLEPMESALKDAKLAKKSIAEVVLVGGSSRVPLVRRLVAEYFGREPRDGVHPDEAVALGAALQAGLKTGAVSAAHGIMITDVCPFTLGVEVQASVGRERVGGVFSPLIPRNMTVPVSRTETFATTADGQRAVEIRVFQGEARLVKDNLLLDAYTVEGVPPGRAGTEKVAVTFTYDINGILDVTTRVVSTGKEATLVVDKRSQRLGPEQRLEAKERLAREWGAAPVPATPVPMVAPASSEADADALLNAATERIATAPAHVRPRLESLCNALREARAKGDRVAASRLDAELTDLLFDLG; from the coding sequence ATGAGTCACGTCGTTGGCATTGATCTAGGCACCACGCACTCCCTGGTGGCCGCGCTCGACAGCGCGGGCCGTCCCAACCTCCTGACCAACCGGTTGGGGCAGCGCCTCACGCCGTCGGTGGTGGGACTGGACGCGGAGGGCCGTCTCCACGTGGGCGAGTCCGCGCGGGCGCAGTTGCTCGTGCATCCGGAGCGCACCATCGCGGAGGTGAAGCGGCGCATGGGCCGCGACCTGCCGGTGACGCTCGGGGACCGGCGCTACAGTCCCACGGAGATCTCCGCGCTCATCCTGCGTGCGCTGCGCGAGGACGCGGAGCGGGCGCTGGGCGGCGCGGTGACGGAGGCCGTGGTCACGGTGCCCGCGTACTTCAGCGATGCGCAGCGACAGGCGACGAAGGACGCGGGAGAGCTGGCGGGGCTCAAGGTGGAGCGGCTGCTCAACGAGCCCACCGCCGCGGCGCTCGCGTACGGCGTGAACCACCTGGACGCCGAGCAGTACGTGCTGGTGTACGACCTGGGCGGCGGCACGTTCGACGTGTCGGTGCTGGAGATGTTCCAGGGCGTGCTGGACGTGAAGGCCTCCGCGGGCAACAACCAACTGGGAGGCAGTGACTTCGACCAGGCGCTGGCCGCGTGGCTGGGCGCGGAGTTCGAGCGCGCCCACGGCGTGTCGCTGGCCGGGAACCTGGCGGCGCAGGTGCGTCTCAAGGCCGCGGCGGAGGCCGCGAAGATCGCGCTCACGTCTGTGGAGGCCACGCCGGTCATCGTGCCGTTCCTCGCGCCGGGCCGGGGTGGCGCGCCCGCGTCGCTGGAGGTGGAGGTCACGCGCGCGAGGTTCGAGGCGCTCATCACCGACCTGGTGCGCTCCACGCTCGAACCGATGGAGAGCGCGCTGAAGGACGCGAAGCTCGCGAAGAAGTCCATCGCGGAGGTGGTGCTGGTGGGCGGCAGCTCGCGCGTGCCGCTGGTGCGCCGGTTGGTCGCCGAATACTTCGGGCGCGAGCCGCGCGACGGCGTGCACCCCGACGAGGCGGTGGCGCTGGGAGCCGCGTTGCAGGCGGGGCTGAAGACGGGCGCGGTGAGCGCCGCGCACGGCATCATGATCACCGACGTGTGTCCCTTCACGCTGGGCGTGGAGGTGCAGGCATCGGTGGGGCGCGAGCGGGTGGGAGGGGTCTTCTCGCCGCTCATCCCGCGCAACATGACGGTGCCGGTGTCGCGCACGGAGACCTTCGCGACGACGGCGGACGGGCAGCGCGCGGTGGAGATCCGCGTGTTCCAGGGCGAGGCGCGGCTGGTGAAGGACAACCTGCTGCTGGACGCGTACACGGTGGAGGGCGTGCCGCCCGGGCGCGCGGGGACGGAGAAGGTCGCGGTCACGTTCACGTATGACATCAACGGCATCCTCGACGTGACGACGCGGGTGGTCTCCACGGGCAAGGAGGCCACGCTGGTGGTGGACAAACGCTCGCAGCGTCTGGGACCGGAGCAGCGGTTGGAGGCGAAGGAGCGGCTGGCGCGCGAATGGGGCGCGGCCCCTGTGCCGGCGACGCCCGTGCCCATGGTTGCCCCCGCATCCTCGGAGGCCGACGCGGATGCGCTGTTGAACGCGGCGACCGAACGGATCGCGACCGCGCCAGCGCATGTGCGTCCCCGGCTGGAATCCCTGTGCAATGCCTTGCGCGAGGCCCGCGCGAAGGGCGACCGCGTCGCCGCGTCCCGCCTGGACGCCGAGCTGACCGACCTGCTGTTCGACCTGGGCTGA
- a CDS encoding formylglycine-generating enzyme family protein, which yields MILISFRGCSGVALFVLMVGCGSAKEGGIRVEPAAPPESVWLPAGRFEMGSPAGEPGRDVDEGPRTEVAFERFQMDVTPVTARAFAARREQVRAKDPQTRWWTDAETPDGWLGRCNLDSERTEHPVNCVDWRAARAYCELVGGALPTEAEWEYAVRASTASTFWWGESFDAEHVVGSVSCGARGCLGGTAPVVQAGPRCNAWGLCDMTGNVWQWTATGYQERLGEDAPSEASGIPENPVHRGGSWLNHIPSLFRSAHRGLAYPKNGLTGVGFRCVHRP from the coding sequence ATGATTTTGATCTCCTTCCGGGGCTGTTCGGGTGTCGCCCTCTTCGTGCTCATGGTGGGCTGTGGGAGCGCGAAAGAGGGCGGCATCCGTGTGGAGCCCGCGGCTCCGCCTGAGTCGGTGTGGCTGCCGGCCGGGCGCTTCGAGATGGGCTCACCGGCGGGCGAGCCGGGACGGGACGTGGATGAAGGGCCCCGGACGGAGGTCGCGTTCGAGCGCTTCCAGATGGACGTGACGCCCGTGACGGCGCGGGCCTTCGCGGCGCGGCGTGAGCAGGTGCGCGCGAAGGATCCACAGACGCGCTGGTGGACCGACGCGGAGACGCCGGACGGGTGGCTCGGCCGCTGCAACCTGGACTCCGAGCGCACCGAGCATCCCGTGAACTGCGTGGACTGGCGCGCCGCGCGGGCCTACTGCGAGCTCGTCGGTGGTGCGCTGCCCACGGAGGCGGAGTGGGAATACGCCGTGCGCGCCTCGACGGCCTCCACCTTCTGGTGGGGCGAGTCGTTCGACGCGGAGCACGTGGTCGGCTCGGTGTCGTGCGGGGCGCGGGGTTGCCTTGGCGGCACGGCCCCGGTGGTCCAGGCCGGACCGCGATGCAATGCCTGGGGGCTCTGCGACATGACCGGGAACGTGTGGCAGTGGACCGCCACCGGCTATCAGGAGCGGCTGGGCGAGGACGCGCCTTCCGAAGCCTCCGGCATTCCGGAGAATCCCGTCCACCGGGGAGGCTCCTGGCTCAATCACATCCCATCCCTGTTCCGGTCCGCCCACCGGGGCCTCGCCTATCCAAAGAATGGACTGACAGGAGTGGGGTTCCGCTGCGTGCACCGGCCCTGA
- a CDS encoding tRNA(His) guanylyltransferase Thg1 family protein: MKFDELDEKMRVFETAHDLCVLPGVYMVARIDGRGFTRLTKEVHAFESPFDVRFRDLMVATTGHLMDCGFRVVYGYTQSDEISLLFHPDEDTFGRKTRKLNSLLAGEASAKFSLLLGDLAVFDCRICELPNAELVRDYFRWRSEDAVRNALNAHCYWSLRREGKNVAEATGLLKRLSVAEKNELLFQRGTNFNDVPSWQKRGTGLYRETYTKEARDPRTGETVLAERRRLKVDYELPMKNAYDAFILSLLEGVK; this comes from the coding sequence GTGAAGTTCGATGAGCTGGACGAGAAGATGCGCGTGTTCGAGACCGCGCACGACCTCTGCGTGCTGCCCGGCGTGTACATGGTGGCGCGCATCGATGGGCGCGGCTTCACGCGGCTCACGAAGGAGGTGCACGCCTTCGAGAGCCCCTTCGACGTGCGCTTCCGGGACCTGATGGTGGCGACGACCGGGCACCTGATGGACTGCGGCTTCCGGGTCGTCTACGGCTACACGCAGAGCGACGAGATCTCACTGCTCTTCCACCCGGACGAGGACACCTTCGGGCGCAAGACGCGCAAGCTCAACTCCCTGCTCGCGGGCGAGGCGAGCGCGAAGTTCTCGCTGCTCCTGGGGGACCTGGCCGTGTTCGACTGCCGCATCTGCGAGCTGCCGAACGCGGAGCTCGTGCGCGACTACTTCCGCTGGCGCAGCGAGGACGCGGTGAGGAACGCGCTGAACGCGCACTGCTACTGGAGCCTGCGCCGCGAAGGGAAGAACGTGGCGGAGGCCACGGGTCTGCTCAAGCGCCTGTCGGTGGCGGAGAAGAACGAGCTGCTCTTCCAGCGGGGCACGAACTTCAACGACGTGCCGAGCTGGCAGAAGCGCGGGACGGGGCTCTACCGGGAGACGTACACGAAGGAGGCCCGCGACCCGAGGACGGGGGAGACGGTCCTCGCCGAGCGCCGCCGCCTCAAGGTGGACTACGAGCTGCCAATGAAGAATGCGTACGACGCCTTCATCCTGTCGTTGTTGGAGGGCGTGAAGTGA
- a CDS encoding AAA family ATPase — protein sequence MEAVIFTGIQGAGKSSFYRERFFATHVRLSLDMLKTRHREKVLLRACLEAKQPFVVDNTNPTVAERSRYIAAAKQFGFRVVGLYFQSKVADALLRNDQRPVEQRVPLVGVLGTYKRLQVPNLEEGFDALFFVRLGPDGFTVEEWQREVR from the coding sequence ATGGAAGCGGTCATCTTCACGGGCATCCAGGGGGCGGGGAAGAGCAGCTTCTACCGGGAGCGCTTCTTCGCCACGCACGTCCGCCTGAGCCTGGACATGCTCAAGACGCGGCACCGGGAGAAGGTGCTGCTGCGCGCGTGCCTGGAAGCGAAGCAGCCCTTCGTGGTGGACAACACCAACCCCACGGTGGCGGAGCGCTCCCGCTACATCGCGGCCGCGAAGCAGTTCGGCTTCCGCGTGGTGGGGCTCTACTTCCAGTCGAAGGTCGCGGACGCGCTCCTGCGGAATGATCAACGCCCGGTGGAGCAGCGGGTGCCGCTGGTGGGCGTGCTCGGGACGTACAAGCGATTGCAGGTCCCCAACCTCGAGGAGGGCTTCGACGCGCTTTTCTTCGTCCGGCTGGGGCCGGACGGTTTCACCGTGGAGGAGTGGCAACGTGAAGTTCGATGA
- the ftsY gene encoding signal recognition particle-docking protein FtsY, with protein sequence MKTLGPLDALLAQVPPAPSPAPTPGGGTTQPGTGTPSDTGLTGGEIVGIGGAAVFVVVALVAARKLFGKKRVPEAGKKPEAEAPQLPAERPELRVELPPNEAELARRRDLDDAHARMDELRRERETASFAAHAAKDPAEKARLEAQVRALKEREEEAKRVEYRAKKALDDETRERRKREQVEAVRLRDEAIAQEAAQAEAARQAEEAAARAKVEAEGGRTLAQGLDRTKTQGFMARLNGLFGGQRTMDESVLSELEEILFTADIGVRTADHLVEVARDKLKRAELKDPERIKGAIRDEVARMVDLPVPRSLEGGGPPHVVMVVGVNGAGKTTTIGKLAAQLTGQGKKVVLAAGDTFRAAATEQLDVWAERAGAQLVKGPENGDPSAVIFEAVKKAQAEGADVIIADTAGRLHTKAPLMEELKKVKRVMDKALPGAPHEVLLVLDSTNGQNAIQQAKQFHEAVGVSAIALTKLDGTAKGGVIIGICDELKLPVVWVGVGEKIADLRRFEPREFVQALFD encoded by the coding sequence ATGAAGACCCTTGGCCCCCTCGACGCACTCCTGGCGCAGGTCCCCCCCGCCCCCTCCCCCGCCCCCACTCCCGGCGGCGGGACGACGCAGCCGGGCACGGGCACCCCGTCGGACACCGGGCTCACCGGCGGCGAGATTGTCGGCATTGGCGGCGCGGCCGTCTTCGTCGTCGTGGCGCTCGTGGCGGCGCGCAAGCTCTTCGGCAAGAAGCGCGTGCCGGAGGCCGGCAAGAAGCCCGAGGCGGAGGCGCCCCAGCTGCCCGCGGAGCGCCCCGAGCTGCGCGTGGAGCTGCCGCCCAACGAGGCGGAGCTCGCCCGGCGCCGCGACCTGGATGACGCGCACGCGCGCATGGACGAGCTGCGCCGTGAGCGCGAGACGGCCTCGTTCGCCGCCCACGCCGCGAAGGACCCGGCGGAGAAGGCCCGGCTGGAGGCGCAGGTCCGCGCCCTCAAGGAGCGTGAAGAGGAGGCCAAGCGCGTCGAGTACCGCGCCAAGAAGGCGCTCGACGACGAGACGCGCGAGCGCCGCAAGCGGGAGCAGGTCGAGGCGGTGCGCCTGCGCGACGAGGCCATCGCCCAGGAGGCCGCCCAGGCGGAGGCCGCGCGTCAGGCCGAAGAGGCCGCGGCGCGCGCCAAGGTGGAGGCGGAGGGTGGCCGCACGCTGGCGCAGGGGCTGGACCGCACGAAGACCCAGGGCTTCATGGCGCGGCTCAACGGCCTGTTCGGCGGACAGCGCACCATGGACGAGTCCGTCCTGTCGGAGCTGGAGGAGATTCTGTTCACCGCTGACATCGGCGTGCGCACCGCGGACCACCTGGTGGAGGTGGCGCGCGACAAGCTCAAGCGCGCGGAGCTGAAGGACCCGGAGCGCATCAAGGGCGCCATCCGCGACGAGGTGGCGCGCATGGTGGACCTGCCCGTGCCGCGCTCGCTGGAGGGCGGGGGCCCGCCGCACGTGGTGATGGTGGTGGGCGTGAATGGCGCCGGGAAGACGACGACCATCGGCAAGCTGGCCGCGCAGCTCACGGGCCAAGGCAAGAAGGTGGTGCTCGCCGCGGGTGACACCTTCCGCGCCGCAGCCACGGAGCAGCTGGACGTGTGGGCCGAGCGCGCGGGCGCCCAGTTGGTGAAGGGCCCGGAGAACGGCGACCCGAGCGCCGTCATCTTCGAGGCGGTGAAGAAGGCCCAGGCGGAGGGCGCGGACGTCATCATCGCGGACACCGCGGGCCGGCTGCACACCAAGGCCCCGCTCATGGAGGAGCTCAAGAAGGTCAAGCGCGTGATGGACAAGGCGCTGCCCGGCGCGCCCCATGAGGTGCTGCTCGTGCTGGACTCCACCAACGGGCAGAACGCCATCCAGCAGGCCAAGCAGTTCCACGAGGCCGTGGGCGTCAGCGCCATCGCGCTCACCAAGCTGGACGGCACCGCCAAGGGCGGCGTCATCATCGGCATCTGCGACGAGCTGAAGCTGCCCGTGGTCTGGGTGGGCGTGGGCGAGAAGATCGCCGACCTGCGCCGCTTCGAGCCGCGCGAGTTCGTGCAGGCGCTGTTCGACTGA
- a CDS encoding M1 family aminopeptidase — MRTLPGWRLLCALVAGPVAAATPPAPAIPGAGSVAPEVQLCLQHLKPEERDRAARALGPLESVPLYRVQLEVEPKERRVWGKVQVELVAKGPKPVTELYLRLTPNTRSRQVTLSGAKLNGKAVALELGPEPTLQRIPVEPPVPPGGTVSLEVSLKGTVPKAAPGAESLMGAGGLLGGGAKGGPDDHGAFSATADVVSLVGVVPQVPPVDDRGQPWAGPQGTGDLALYEPAHVLATLTVPSGWAAHSTGTPMGAVPERDGRVRYSFAAAAVRDFPVLVTRGYQSATATVNGVTVESHFAARDAAVGKRVLKYASQALTEFEKRLGPLPYTHFRVVQAPLSGGAGGMEFPGLVTVGTSLYRAKQDPLSMLVGMPGMEAFQELLDAQGGAGMLAQVSSQVGASLERTLEFTVAHEVAHQYFAGLVGSDPIHDPVVDESLAQYAALLYMEWAHGPEAAESLRNEALVMPYQFFRLTGGRDGRADRPTGDFDGGELEYGALVYGKAPLLHHASRKLVGDSAFLKALRAYVDTYRFKWACKACFTQELAKASPANAKALTQLRTRWWEEAHGDEDLGAADLQGLMEAMGGDMGMGGVKLDAQTQELLEQLLPQLMGQ, encoded by the coding sequence ATGCGGACCCTCCCCGGATGGCGGCTGCTGTGTGCGTTGGTCGCGGGCCCCGTGGCCGCGGCGACACCTCCCGCTCCCGCGATCCCGGGCGCGGGCAGCGTGGCGCCAGAGGTGCAGTTGTGCCTCCAGCACCTGAAGCCGGAGGAGCGGGACCGGGCCGCGCGGGCGCTGGGGCCGCTGGAGTCCGTGCCGCTCTACCGCGTGCAACTGGAGGTGGAGCCGAAGGAGCGGCGCGTCTGGGGCAAGGTGCAGGTGGAGCTGGTGGCGAAGGGCCCCAAGCCGGTGACGGAGCTGTACCTGCGGCTGACGCCCAACACCCGCTCCCGCCAGGTGACGCTCTCCGGCGCGAAGCTCAACGGGAAGGCCGTGGCGCTGGAGCTGGGGCCCGAGCCCACGTTGCAACGCATCCCGGTGGAGCCGCCGGTGCCTCCGGGCGGCACGGTGTCGCTGGAGGTCTCGCTGAAGGGCACGGTGCCGAAGGCCGCGCCGGGCGCGGAGTCGCTGATGGGCGCGGGCGGGCTCCTGGGCGGCGGCGCGAAGGGCGGCCCGGATGACCATGGCGCCTTCTCCGCCACGGCGGACGTGGTGAGCCTGGTGGGCGTGGTGCCGCAGGTGCCGCCGGTGGATGACCGGGGCCAGCCGTGGGCCGGCCCGCAGGGCACGGGAGACCTGGCGCTGTACGAGCCCGCGCACGTGCTGGCCACGCTCACGGTGCCGTCGGGCTGGGCGGCGCACTCCACCGGGACGCCCATGGGCGCGGTGCCCGAGCGCGACGGCCGGGTGCGCTACAGCTTCGCGGCGGCGGCGGTGCGCGACTTCCCGGTGCTGGTGACGCGCGGCTACCAGTCCGCCACCGCCACGGTGAACGGCGTCACGGTGGAGAGCCACTTCGCGGCGCGGGACGCGGCGGTCGGCAAGCGCGTGCTCAAGTACGCGTCGCAGGCCCTGACGGAATTCGAGAAGCGGCTGGGCCCGCTGCCCTACACCCACTTCCGCGTGGTGCAGGCGCCCCTGAGCGGCGGCGCGGGCGGCATGGAGTTCCCGGGGCTGGTGACGGTGGGCACGTCCCTCTACCGCGCGAAGCAGGACCCCCTGTCCATGCTGGTGGGCATGCCCGGCATGGAGGCCTTCCAGGAGCTGCTGGACGCGCAGGGCGGCGCGGGGATGCTGGCGCAGGTGAGCTCGCAGGTGGGCGCGTCCCTGGAGCGCACGTTGGAGTTCACCGTGGCGCACGAGGTGGCGCACCAGTACTTCGCGGGGCTCGTGGGTTCGGACCCCATCCACGACCCGGTGGTGGACGAGTCCCTGGCCCAGTACGCGGCGCTCCTCTACATGGAATGGGCCCACGGCCCGGAGGCCGCCGAGTCCCTGCGCAACGAGGCCCTGGTGATGCCCTACCAGTTCTTCCGCCTGACGGGCGGCCGCGACGGCCGCGCGGACCGGCCCACGGGCGACTTCGACGGCGGCGAGCTGGAGTACGGCGCGCTCGTGTACGGCAAGGCGCCGCTGCTGCATCACGCGTCGCGCAAGCTGGTGGGGGACAGCGCCTTCCTCAAGGCCCTGCGCGCGTACGTGGACACGTACCGCTTCAAGTGGGCGTGCAAGGCGTGCTTCACCCAGGAGCTGGCGAAGGCGAGCCCCGCGAACGCGAAGGCGCTGACGCAGCTGCGCACGCGCTGGTGGGAGGAGGCCCACGGCGATGAGGACCTGGGCGCGGCGGACCTCCAGGGGCTGATGGAGGCCATGGGTGGCGACATGGGCATGGGCGGCGTGAAGCTGGACGCCCAGACGCAGGAGCTGCTGGAGCAACTGCTGCCCCAGTTGATGGGGCAGTAG
- a CDS encoding PEGA domain-containing protein: MSLRRFAILSLVATLALPSAAFAQDIDDLLGPSETKPTKSKGTKPKTAKPPKPTAKRKTPPKPTAKRKGKTGKNAATATVETPAPTTATLALKLGSNARGAKVTVDGQEVNPQTPLELTPGEHTVVARRQNYSDFNQQVTLAPGLTTELIISLEAATGFATLRADAPRTVVFVDGNRVGPTPVDNYPLAQGPHEIEFRAPGLKDVKNITVRAGQLYVVEGRLRPSSDTPTAVARAEDVPRSTMLQPSKPSESPVEQPGLALGAEQPPEVKESSSKSWYQKWYVWVGVGVVAAAAGAGAYAMTRGPAELTPNEVCGGTCDGDIGFSGLRPALPANGVRF; encoded by the coding sequence ATGAGTCTTCGCCGCTTCGCCATCCTGTCGCTTGTCGCCACCCTGGCGCTGCCGTCCGCTGCGTTCGCCCAGGACATTGATGATCTCCTGGGCCCCTCGGAGACGAAGCCCACGAAGTCCAAGGGCACGAAGCCCAAGACCGCGAAGCCGCCGAAGCCGACGGCCAAGCGCAAGACGCCGCCGAAGCCGACGGCCAAGCGCAAGGGCAAGACGGGCAAGAACGCCGCCACGGCCACCGTCGAGACCCCGGCCCCCACGACGGCCACGCTCGCGCTCAAGCTGGGCAGCAACGCGCGCGGCGCGAAGGTGACGGTGGACGGCCAGGAGGTGAACCCGCAGACGCCGCTGGAGCTGACGCCGGGTGAGCACACCGTCGTTGCCCGCCGTCAGAACTATTCGGACTTCAACCAGCAGGTGACGCTGGCGCCGGGCCTGACGACGGAGCTGATCATCTCGCTGGAGGCGGCCACGGGCTTCGCCACCCTGCGCGCGGACGCGCCCCGCACCGTGGTGTTCGTGGACGGCAACCGCGTGGGCCCCACCCCCGTCGATAACTACCCCCTGGCGCAGGGGCCGCACGAAATCGAGTTCCGCGCGCCGGGGCTCAAGGACGTGAAGAACATCACCGTGCGCGCCGGTCAGCTCTACGTCGTGGAGGGGCGGCTGCGTCCCTCGTCTGACACGCCGACGGCGGTGGCGCGGGCGGAGGATGTGCCGCGCTCGACGATGCTGCAGCCGTCGAAGCCCTCGGAGTCGCCGGTGGAGCAGCCGGGCCTGGCGCTGGGCGCAGAGCAGCCGCCGGAGGTGAAGGAGAGCTCCAGCAAGTCCTGGTACCAGAAGTGGTACGTCTGGGTGGGCGTGGGCGTGGTGGCCGCCGCGGCGGGTGCCGGTGCCTACGCGATGACCCGCGGCCCCGCGGAGCTCACCCCGAACGAGGTGTGTGGCGGAACGTGTGACGGCGACATCGGGTTCTCGGGCCTGCGCCCGGCGCTGCCCGCGAACGGCGTGCGCTTCTGA
- a CDS encoding cellulose synthase family protein produces the protein MTTVEIIFLAVYFSLLSVLGVYGSHRYRMAFLYYRHKFKLPTPNGTLKALPRVTIQLPIFNEMYVVERLVESVCRIDYPRELLEIQVLDDSTDETCAIARACVERHRQKGHDIVYIHRVNRSGFKAGALENGLKLASGEYVAVFDADFVPSPDFLMRTVPFFADAKVGMVQVRWGHLNREFSILTQAQSIFLDGHFIIEHTARNRAGCFFNFNGTAGIWRRGTISDAGGWQHDTLTEDLDLSYRAQLKGWQFIFLPEVISPAEVPVDMNAFKSQQHRWAKGSIQTAKKLLPTILKSDLPLLVKREAFFHLTNNMAYLLMVLLSVLMPISMVVRFQHGLYGTLFLDLPFFITATASVCVFYVAAQRERGVKGWERFKYLPFLMSLGIGLAINNAKAVGEALLNQQSGFARTPKTGAEGKNVKAVKKSYRGSKTLMPVVELLFAAYFTGALWFAIDSRIYTSVPFIILFLAGFLYVGVSSLLQGLAGRAKAPDAAPAVASSEEQPRQAA, from the coding sequence ATGACCACCGTCGAGATCATCTTCCTGGCAGTCTACTTCAGCTTGCTGAGCGTGCTGGGAGTCTACGGCTCCCACCGCTACCGCATGGCGTTTCTGTATTACCGCCACAAGTTCAAGCTGCCGACGCCCAATGGCACGCTGAAGGCGCTGCCTCGTGTAACCATCCAGCTGCCCATCTTCAACGAGATGTACGTGGTGGAGCGTCTGGTGGAGTCGGTGTGCCGCATCGACTACCCGCGCGAACTGCTGGAGATCCAGGTGCTGGACGACTCCACGGACGAGACGTGCGCCATCGCGCGCGCGTGCGTGGAGCGCCACCGGCAGAAGGGCCACGACATCGTCTACATCCACCGCGTCAACCGCTCGGGCTTCAAGGCGGGCGCGCTGGAGAACGGCCTCAAGCTGGCCTCGGGCGAGTACGTGGCGGTATTCGATGCGGACTTCGTCCCCAGCCCCGACTTCCTGATGCGCACGGTGCCCTTCTTCGCGGACGCGAAGGTGGGCATGGTGCAGGTGCGCTGGGGCCACCTGAACCGTGAGTTCAGCATCCTCACGCAGGCGCAGAGCATCTTCCTGGACGGGCACTTCATCATCGAGCACACCGCGCGCAACCGCGCCGGCTGCTTCTTCAACTTCAACGGCACCGCGGGCATCTGGCGCCGCGGCACCATCTCCGACGCGGGCGGCTGGCAGCACGACACGCTCACGGAAGACCTGGACCTGTCCTACCGCGCGCAGCTCAAGGGCTGGCAGTTCATCTTCCTCCCGGAGGTCATCTCCCCCGCGGAGGTGCCGGTGGACATGAACGCCTTCAAGAGCCAGCAGCACCGCTGGGCCAAGGGCTCCATCCAGACGGCGAAGAAGCTGCTCCCCACCATCCTCAAGAGCGACCTGCCGCTGCTGGTGAAGCGCGAGGCCTTCTTCCACCTCACCAACAACATGGCCTACCTGCTGATGGTGCTCCTGTCCGTGCTGATGCCCATCAGCATGGTGGTGCGCTTCCAGCACGGCCTGTACGGCACGCTGTTCCTGGACCTGCCGTTCTTCATCACCGCGACGGCCAGCGTCTGCGTCTTCTACGTGGCCGCCCAGCGCGAGCGCGGCGTGAAGGGCTGGGAGCGCTTCAAGTACCTGCCCTTCCTGATGAGCCTGGGCATCGGCCTGGCCATCAACAACGCGAAGGCCGTGGGCGAGGCGCTGCTCAACCAGCAGTCGGGCTTCGCGCGCACGCCGAAGACGGGCGCCGAGGGCAAGAACGTCAAGGCCGTGAAGAAGAGCTACCGGGGCAGCAAGACGCTGATGCCGGTGGTGGAGCTGCTCTTCGCCGCGTACTTCACCGGGGCGCTGTGGTTCGCCATCGACTCGCGCATCTACACGTCGGTGCCCTTCATCATCCTGTTCCTGGCGGGCTTCCTCTACGTGGGCGTGTCCAGCCTGCTGCAGGGCCTGGCGGGCCGGGCGAAGGCGCCGGACGCCGCCCCCGCCGTGGCGTCCTCCGAGGAGCAGCCGCGCCAGGCGGCCTGA
- a CDS encoding D-alanine--D-alanine ligase family protein — protein MGKRVGVLMGGWGEEREISLKTGEAVVAALETLGHTVTRVFAGPGLDRALRAADIDVAFLALHGRMGEDGRVQGLLELLEIPYTGSGVLASALAMDKPMAKKLFQLHNLASPRGYRVAREDAERALELHGDSGFPCVVKPAKGGSSVGLSVVHDAGALVPAVVQACRFGGEALVERFVQGQEVTVGILGDSVLGSCEVSYPREGFDYEAKYKGGGAQYFLPPRLSDTRRVNVESLALAAYRALGCRGYGRVDLMCSETENDVVLEVNTLPGFTPTSLLPKIAARAGLDFPALVQGVLDRATRDESHVAEAPTLVPAAPVPLRVAR, from the coding sequence ATGGGCAAGCGCGTGGGAGTGCTGATGGGCGGGTGGGGCGAGGAGCGGGAGATTTCGCTCAAGACGGGGGAGGCCGTGGTGGCGGCCCTGGAGACCCTGGGGCACACCGTCACCCGCGTCTTCGCGGGCCCGGGCCTGGACCGGGCGCTGCGCGCGGCGGACATCGACGTGGCCTTCCTCGCGCTGCACGGCCGCATGGGCGAGGACGGCCGCGTGCAGGGCCTCTTGGAGCTGCTGGAGATTCCGTACACCGGCTCCGGCGTGCTGGCCTCCGCGCTGGCCATGGACAAGCCCATGGCGAAGAAGCTCTTCCAACTGCACAACCTGGCCTCGCCCCGGGGCTACCGGGTGGCCCGCGAGGACGCGGAGCGCGCGCTGGAACTGCACGGCGACAGCGGCTTCCCCTGCGTGGTGAAGCCCGCGAAGGGCGGCTCGTCCGTGGGGCTGTCCGTGGTGCACGACGCCGGGGCGCTGGTGCCCGCGGTGGTCCAGGCGTGCCGCTTCGGCGGCGAGGCCCTGGTGGAGCGCTTCGTCCAGGGCCAGGAGGTGACGGTGGGCATCCTCGGCGACAGCGTGCTGGGCAGCTGCGAGGTGTCCTACCCGCGCGAGGGCTTCGACTACGAGGCCAAGTACAAGGGCGGCGGCGCCCAGTACTTCCTGCCGCCCCGCCTGTCCGACACCCGCCGCGTCAACGTGGAGTCGCTCGCGCTGGCCGCCTACCGCGCCCTGGGCTGCCGGGGCTATGGCCGCGTGGACCTGATGTGCTCCGAGACGGAGAACGACGTGGTGCTGGAGGTGAACACGCTGCCGGGCTTCACGCCCACCAGCCTCCTGCCGAAGATCGCCGCCCGCGCGGGCCTGGACTTCCCCGCGCTGGTGCAGGGCGTGCTGGACCGCGCCACCCGTGACGAGTCGCACGTCGCGGAAGCACCCACCCTCGTGCCCGCCGCGCCCGTGCCCCTGCGCGTCGCGCGCTAG